One segment of Streptomyces sp. XD-27 DNA contains the following:
- a CDS encoding glycosyltransferase family 39 protein produces the protein MTTYDIADVRPPRDPARDPAWARPALWVLLAATAVLYLWSLGASGYANQFYSAAVQAGGESWKAFFFGSSDAANSITVDKPPAALWPMALSVRIFGLGSWAILVPEALMGVATVAVLYAAVRRRFGPAAGLIAGATLAVTPVAALMFRFNNPDALLCLLMVTAASFVLRALEDGRTTWLVLAGVAFGLGFLTKTLQAWLILPPLALVYAVCGPPKLGRRIGQLLLGGLAMVVSGGWWVAIVELWPESSRPYIGGSQNNSFLELTFGYNGLGRLNGEETGSGGGGGGGQGGGRWGETGITRLFDGTIGGQIAWLLPAALVLLLAGLWLTRRAKRTDARRGAFLVWGGALLVTLVTFSFMSGIFHEYYTIALAPYVAALVGMGATALWERRAEGGNAGVAASVLLAATVAGTAWWSYELLGRAADWHPWLRQAVLAGGLVAAAGLLAAAKAGRAAALTAAGLGLATALAGPVAYTVNTVDTPHGGSIVTAGPAVAGGMGGPGGGRPGGGPGGGPGGGPGGPGGFPGGGNGAPNGAPNRAPNGGPQGGTQQGNRPGGMGGMGGLLNGQQVSDEVKAKLERNSGDYAWVAAAIGSQNAAGYQLATEDPVMAIGGFNGSDPSPTLAQFKEYVKEGKIHYFIASGGGPGGGNGTSSPISSWIEENFTKVTVDGTTLYDLTRSAS, from the coding sequence ATGACCACGTACGACATCGCGGACGTGCGCCCGCCGAGAGACCCGGCGCGGGACCCGGCCTGGGCGCGCCCGGCCCTGTGGGTGCTGCTGGCCGCCACCGCCGTGCTCTACCTGTGGAGCCTGGGGGCGTCCGGCTACGCGAACCAGTTCTACTCGGCCGCCGTCCAGGCGGGCGGCGAGAGCTGGAAGGCGTTCTTCTTCGGCTCGTCGGACGCCGCGAACTCCATCACCGTCGACAAGCCTCCGGCCGCGCTGTGGCCGATGGCCCTGTCGGTACGGATCTTCGGGCTCGGCTCGTGGGCGATCCTGGTCCCCGAGGCGCTGATGGGCGTGGCCACGGTGGCCGTGCTGTACGCGGCCGTCCGGCGCCGGTTCGGCCCGGCCGCCGGGCTGATCGCGGGCGCCACGCTCGCGGTCACGCCGGTCGCGGCGCTGATGTTCCGCTTCAACAACCCCGACGCGCTGCTGTGCCTGCTCATGGTCACCGCCGCCTCCTTCGTGCTGCGCGCCCTGGAGGACGGCCGTACGACGTGGCTGGTGCTGGCGGGCGTCGCGTTCGGCCTCGGCTTCCTGACGAAGACGCTCCAGGCCTGGCTGATCCTGCCGCCGCTCGCGCTCGTGTACGCGGTGTGCGGCCCGCCCAAGTTGGGCAGGCGGATCGGGCAACTGCTGCTGGGCGGCCTGGCGATGGTCGTCTCCGGCGGCTGGTGGGTCGCGATCGTGGAACTGTGGCCGGAGTCCTCGCGCCCGTACATCGGCGGCTCGCAGAACAACAGCTTCCTTGAGCTGACCTTCGGCTACAACGGCCTCGGCCGCCTCAACGGCGAGGAGACCGGCAGCGGCGGCGGCGGTGGCGGCGGCCAGGGCGGCGGCCGATGGGGCGAGACCGGCATCACCCGGCTGTTCGACGGCACCATCGGCGGTCAGATCGCCTGGCTGCTGCCCGCCGCACTCGTCCTGCTGCTGGCCGGGCTGTGGCTGACCCGGCGGGCGAAGCGTACGGACGCGCGGCGCGGGGCGTTCCTGGTGTGGGGCGGCGCGCTGCTGGTCACCCTCGTGACGTTCAGCTTCATGTCCGGGATCTTCCACGAGTACTACACCATCGCGCTCGCGCCCTATGTCGCGGCGCTCGTGGGCATGGGCGCGACGGCGCTGTGGGAGCGGCGTGCGGAGGGCGGCAACGCGGGCGTCGCGGCGTCGGTGCTCCTCGCCGCCACGGTCGCGGGCACCGCGTGGTGGTCGTACGAGCTGCTGGGCCGCGCCGCCGACTGGCACCCGTGGCTGCGCCAGGCGGTGCTGGCCGGCGGTCTGGTGGCCGCGGCCGGACTGCTGGCGGCGGCGAAGGCGGGCCGCGCGGCGGCGCTGACCGCGGCCGGCCTGGGGCTGGCGACCGCGCTGGCCGGGCCGGTCGCGTACACGGTCAACACGGTCGACACCCCGCACGGCGGCTCGATCGTCACGGCGGGCCCGGCGGTGGCGGGCGGCATGGGCGGCCCGGGTGGGGGACGGCCGGGCGGGGGACCGGGTGGCGGTCCGGGGGGTGGCCCGGGCGGTCCGGGCGGGTTTCCGGGGGGCGGCAACGGGGCTCCCAACGGTGCCCCGAACCGCGCCCCGAACGGCGGTCCGCAGGGCGGCACCCAGCAGGGCAACCGCCCAGGCGGCATGGGCGGCATGGGCGGTCTGCTCAACGGCCAGCAGGTGAGCGACGAGGTGAAGGCGAAGCTGGAGCGGAACTCCGGCGACTACGCCTGGGTCGCCGCGGCCATCGGCTCGCAGAACGCCGCCGGCTACCAACTGGCCACGGAGGACCCGGTGATGGCCATCGGCGGCTTCAACGGCAGCGACCCGTCCCCGACACTCGCCCAGTTCAAGGAGTACGTGAAGGAAGGCAAGATCCACTACTTCATCGCGTCCGGCGGCGGCCCCGGTGGCGGCAACGGCACCTCCTCCCCGATCTCGTCCTGGATCGAGGAGAACTTCACGAAGGTCACCGTGGACGGCACGACCCTCTACGACCTGACTCGGTCGGCGTCGTAA
- a CDS encoding glycosyltransferase: MRTQTPLAAPPETPPQTLPAREHVRVGRREPVLDVVIPVHNEETDLERCVRRLHDHLVRTFPYPFRITIADNASTDRTPQVAARLDDQVAEVTAVRLEQKGRGRALRTVWSLSDAPVLAYMDVDLSTDLNALLPLVAPLISGHSDLAIGSRLSRGSRVVRGPKREFISRAYNLILRGSLAARFSDAQCGFKAIRKDVAERLLPMIEDTGWFFDTEMLVLAERAGLRIHEVPVDWVDDPNSAVHIVRTATDDLKGVWRVGRALVTGALPLDRLRRPFGDDPRDRDLSGVPGGLPRQLVGFCVVGALSTLCYLLLYSLLRTGTGPQTANALALLLSALGNTAANRRLTFGVRGRDRAVRHQAQGLVVFGIGLALTSGSLAALDAAGGAPGHGTELAVLIAANLAATVLRFLLFRAWVFPAETHSRSAASHRPAAHDNH; this comes from the coding sequence ATGCGAACCCAGACCCCTCTCGCGGCACCGCCCGAGACACCACCGCAGACCCTGCCCGCACGGGAGCACGTGAGGGTCGGCCGGCGCGAGCCGGTGCTCGATGTCGTGATCCCCGTCCACAACGAGGAAACCGACCTCGAACGGTGCGTGCGCCGCCTGCACGACCACCTCGTGCGCACCTTCCCGTACCCCTTCCGGATCACCATCGCGGACAACGCGAGCACGGACCGCACCCCCCAGGTTGCGGCCCGGCTGGACGACCAGGTCGCGGAGGTCACGGCAGTCCGGCTGGAGCAGAAGGGCCGCGGGCGCGCGCTGCGCACCGTGTGGTCGCTGTCGGACGCGCCCGTCCTCGCCTACATGGACGTCGACTTGTCGACCGACCTGAACGCGCTGCTGCCGCTGGTCGCCCCGCTCATCTCCGGCCACTCCGACCTGGCGATCGGCTCTCGGCTGTCGCGCGGTTCGCGGGTCGTGCGCGGGCCGAAGCGGGAGTTCATCTCGCGTGCGTACAACCTGATCCTGCGCGGCTCGCTCGCCGCCCGCTTCTCCGACGCGCAGTGCGGGTTCAAGGCGATCCGGAAGGACGTCGCGGAGCGGCTGCTGCCGATGATCGAGGACACCGGCTGGTTCTTCGACACCGAGATGCTGGTGCTCGCCGAGCGGGCCGGGCTGCGCATCCACGAGGTGCCCGTCGACTGGGTCGACGACCCGAACAGCGCCGTCCACATCGTCAGGACGGCGACCGACGACCTGAAGGGAGTGTGGCGGGTGGGGCGCGCGCTGGTCACCGGCGCGCTGCCGCTGGACCGGCTGCGCCGTCCCTTCGGCGACGACCCGCGGGACCGCGACCTGTCCGGTGTGCCGGGCGGACTGCCCCGCCAACTGGTCGGCTTCTGCGTGGTCGGCGCCCTGAGCACCCTGTGCTACCTGCTGCTGTACTCCCTCCTCCGGACGGGTACGGGCCCGCAGACCGCCAACGCGCTGGCGCTGCTGCTGTCGGCGCTCGGCAACACCGCCGCCAACCGGAGGCTCACCTTCGGGGTACGTGGCCGCGACCGCGCCGTCCGCCACCAGGCCCAGGGCCTGGTCGTGTTCGGCATCGGCCTCGCGCTGACCAGCGGCTCCCTCGCCGCGCTCGACGCGGCCGGGGGAGCCCCGGGCCACGGCACCGAACTGGCCGTCCTGATCGCGGCCAACCTCGCCGCGACCGTCCTGCGCTTCCTGCTCTTCCGGGCGTGGGTCTTCCCCGCGGAGACGCATTCCCGCAGCGCCGCCTCCCACCGCCCCGCCGCCCATGACAACCACTGA
- a CDS encoding cell wall metabolism sensor histidine kinase WalK, with amino-acid sequence MRWSLRTRLVVSSVVLIGVVCAVIGWVTAIALHSYLQGQVDDDLRTAVVGAQGGPNRDGANRSDMNFVARPGQLVNTVGARLSPGGGITDARKLNDTAPGPTFNPSEQLDDLTGAQREALGSVPLDGGVHTLDLPGLGSYRAQASQDGRLLLAYPLYEVEDTVNALVLVEVCVAGAGLVAAAIAGAATVTVALRPLRRVAATAARVSELPLHSGEVALHERVPESEADPRTEVGQVGSALNRMLGHVGSALAARQESETRVRQFVADASHELRTPLASIRGYAELTRRGREEIGPETQYALGRVESEAARMTGLVEDLLLLARLDAGRPLARAEVDLSPLVVDAVSDARAAGPDHTWWLELPDEPAAVYGDDARLRQVLVNLLANARTHTPPGTTVTARVRRKAPYTPYVSLEVQDDGPGIPPDLLPHVFERFARGDASRSRAAGSTGLGLAIVAAVVAAHGGQVTVDSVPGRTVFAVHLPGQLPAHLPATHSQPGHRLTTRP; translated from the coding sequence CTGCGCTGGTCGCTGCGCACCCGCCTCGTCGTCTCGTCCGTCGTGCTGATCGGAGTCGTCTGCGCCGTGATCGGCTGGGTCACGGCCATCGCCCTGCACTCCTACCTCCAGGGGCAGGTGGACGACGACCTGCGGACGGCCGTCGTCGGCGCCCAGGGCGGGCCGAACCGCGACGGGGCGAACCGCAGCGACATGAACTTCGTCGCCCGGCCCGGGCAGCTCGTGAACACGGTCGGCGCCCGCCTGTCGCCCGGCGGCGGGATCACCGACGCCAGGAAGCTCAACGACACGGCCCCCGGCCCCACCTTCAACCCCTCGGAACAGCTGGACGACCTGACCGGCGCCCAACGGGAGGCGCTCGGATCGGTCCCGCTGGACGGCGGGGTGCACACCCTGGACCTGCCCGGCCTCGGGAGCTACCGCGCCCAGGCGAGCCAGGACGGCAGGCTCCTTCTCGCCTATCCGCTGTACGAGGTGGAGGACACCGTCAACGCCCTGGTCCTCGTGGAGGTCTGCGTCGCCGGCGCCGGGCTGGTCGCCGCGGCGATCGCGGGTGCCGCGACGGTCACCGTCGCACTGCGCCCCCTGCGCCGGGTCGCCGCGACCGCCGCCCGCGTCTCCGAACTCCCCCTGCACAGCGGCGAGGTGGCCCTCCACGAGCGCGTACCGGAGTCGGAGGCCGACCCGCGCACCGAGGTCGGGCAGGTCGGCTCGGCCCTCAACCGCATGCTCGGACACGTCGGTTCGGCGCTCGCCGCCCGCCAGGAGAGCGAGACGCGGGTGCGCCAGTTCGTCGCCGACGCCAGCCATGAGCTGCGTACGCCGCTCGCCTCCATCCGCGGATACGCCGAACTGACCCGGCGCGGGCGCGAGGAGATCGGCCCGGAGACTCAGTACGCCCTGGGCCGGGTCGAGTCCGAGGCGGCCAGGATGACCGGCCTGGTCGAGGACCTGCTGCTGCTCGCCCGGCTGGACGCCGGCCGCCCGCTCGCGCGCGCGGAGGTCGACCTCTCGCCCCTGGTGGTGGACGCCGTCAGCGACGCGCGGGCCGCCGGGCCCGACCACACGTGGTGGCTGGAGCTGCCCGACGAGCCCGCGGCGGTGTACGGCGACGACGCCCGGCTGCGCCAGGTCCTGGTCAACCTCCTCGCCAACGCCCGTACGCACACCCCGCCCGGGACGACGGTCACCGCGCGCGTACGGCGGAAGGCCCCGTACACCCCGTACGTCTCGCTGGAGGTCCAGGACGACGGCCCCGGCATCCCGCCCGACCTCCTCCCGCACGTCTTCGAGCGCTTCGCCCGCGGCGACGCCTCCCGCTCGCGGGCCGCCGGGTCCACCGGTCTGGGCCTGGCGATCGTGGCCGCGGTGGTGGCGGCGCATGGTGGCCAGGTGACCGTGGACAGCGTGCCGGGCCGCACCGTCTTCGCTGTTCACCTGCCCGGTCAACTGCCCGCTCACCTGCCTGCGACGCACTCACAGCCAGGGCACAGGCTGACCACACGGCCGTGA